CGCGCCATCCCTGCAGTACAAAACGGTGAACTGTTCAACTGGCTGACCCACCTTTACCCACTATGGCAAAATCTGACGCCTGAGATGATTCATATCTCAACGCAGATTTCGATGGCTGAGTTAATGCTCTCCGGCTGCACCACGACCAGTGACCACCTCTATGTCTACCCTAATGGCTGTAAGCTGGACGACAGTATTGAGGCTGCAGCCGTAATGGGCATGCGCTTCCATGCGAGTCGGGGCAGCATGAGCGTCGGTAAATCCCTGGGTGGCCTGCCGCCCGATTCGCTGGTTGAGAAGGAAGCCGCGATCCTCGAGGATACGCAGCGCGTGATTGAGCGCTACCACGATGACAGCTTCGGCTCGATGTTACGCATCGTGGTGGCGCCATGTTCACCGTTCTCAGTCAGCCGTGAGCTGATGAAGCAATCCGCTGCGCTGGCACGTAACTTCGGGGTCTCGATGCACACGCATCTGGCGGAGAACGACAACGATATCCGTTATAGTCGCGAGAAGTTCAACGTGACCCCAGCGCAGTATGTTGAAGACCTCGGCTGGGTAGGGCCGGATGTCTGGCATGCCCACTGCGTTAAACTGGATCAGCACGGTATAGCGCTCTTTGCGCGCACCGGTACCGGCATCGCCCACTGTCCCTGCTCGAACATGCGCCTCGGCTCGGGCATTGCTCCGATACGGCACATGTGCGATGCCGGCGTACACGTTGGTTTAGGTGTGGATGGCTCCGCCTCCAATGACAGCTCAGACATGATGGCAGAGGTACGTCAGGCGATGCTGCTGCAACGTGTCGGTTTCGGCCCGGATGCGATGACGGCCCGTCAGGCAGTAGAGCTGGCGACCCTGGGGGGAGCAAAAGTGCTGAATCGTAATGACGTGGGCGCCATTGCGCCAGGCATGATGGCTGACTTAGCGATCTTTGACCTGAATTGCATCGGTCTTGCCGGGGCAGGGCACGATCCTGTCGCCGCCCTGGTATTCTGTAATCCGGGACAGGTCGCTTACAGCATCATTAACGGAAAAGTCAGGGTGCGTAACGGACAACTGGCCGGAATTGAACTGCCAGCCGTGCTGCATCAGCATAACCAACTGGCCAGAAAACTGGCTGGTTGAGCCATAAGGGCACTTTATTTGGGAGGCGACGAAAAATAAGGCAGATTACATTTGCTACTGTTCGCACTATTCCCTAGAATACGCCCTCCCTGTCATCAGGGAAAATCAGCGGCTCGATTGAGAGCCGTTTATTTTTTCTACCCATCTGTGAGAACCGGTGTTACAATGCCGCGCCCTCAATTATGGGGCTTTCTAACGACCTGAGGTTTAGGTCCCGAAGTAGTAGTTGACATTAGCGGAGCACTAAAATGATCCAAGAACAGACTATGCTGAACGTCGCCGACAACTCCGGTGCACGTCGCGTAATGTGTATCAAGGTTCTGGGTGGCTCGCACCGTCGCTACGCAGGCGTCGGTGACATCATCAAAGTTACCATCAAGGAAGCAATTCCTCGTGGTAAAGTCAAAAAAGGTGATGTCCTGAAGGCGGTAGTGGTGCGCACCAGGAAGGGTGTTCGTCGCCCGGACGGTTCTGTCATTCGCTTCGATGGTAATGCATGCGTTATTCTGAACAATAACAGTGAGCAGCCTATCGGTACGCGTATTTTTGGGCCGGTAACTCGTGAACTTCGTACTGAAAAGTTCATGAAAATTATCTCTCTGGCACCAGAAGTACTCTAAGGAGCGAACAATGGCAGCTAAAATCCGTCGTAACGACGAAGTTATCGTGTTAACCG
This genomic window from Pantoea sp. Lij88 contains:
- a CDS encoding 8-oxoguanine deaminase yields the protein MERTLLLKNAECVVCMDADRREIRNASILIKGNQIVAVGEAESLPDSADEIIDLRGHIVIPGLINTHHHMYQSLTRAIPAVQNGELFNWLTHLYPLWQNLTPEMIHISTQISMAELMLSGCTTTSDHLYVYPNGCKLDDSIEAAAVMGMRFHASRGSMSVGKSLGGLPPDSLVEKEAAILEDTQRVIERYHDDSFGSMLRIVVAPCSPFSVSRELMKQSAALARNFGVSMHTHLAENDNDIRYSREKFNVTPAQYVEDLGWVGPDVWHAHCVKLDQHGIALFARTGTGIAHCPCSNMRLGSGIAPIRHMCDAGVHVGLGVDGSASNDSSDMMAEVRQAMLLQRVGFGPDAMTARQAVELATLGGAKVLNRNDVGAIAPGMMADLAIFDLNCIGLAGAGHDPVAALVFCNPGQVAYSIINGKVRVRNGQLAGIELPAVLHQHNQLARKLAG
- the rplN gene encoding 50S ribosomal protein L14; translation: MIQEQTMLNVADNSGARRVMCIKVLGGSHRRYAGVGDIIKVTIKEAIPRGKVKKGDVLKAVVVRTRKGVRRPDGSVIRFDGNACVILNNNSEQPIGTRIFGPVTRELRTEKFMKIISLAPEVL